A single region of the Deefgea piscis genome encodes:
- a CDS encoding HlyD family type I secretion periplasmic adaptor subunit, which yields MPKNKPIQRDDLHFLDDGAAAIYGESTRHANILLYVCSALLLLLIIWAIFAEIDQVTVAEGKVIPSSQIQIIQNLEGGIVASIPVKVGEIVRKGQVLMKLDEKRFSSSLEESTVKHDALEAKMARLTAEANGTAFEPPADLLKNNPQVIAAEQQLFAARRRELESSVSILQSEAAQRAHEVEAMRAKVAKLEAGLKLANAEYEMSKPLAEKNVISQIDFMHLQRQISDLKGEINEAKLSIPRLQSSLTETNGKIAGVRAKAIADAGNELSLVKAEFGSTAATTVALNDRFERTTIRAPLDGIVKLIKVNTVGGVLQPGMDVMEIVPLEDNLLVEAKIRPSDIGFLRPGQDATVKLTAYDFAIYGGLDADVETITADSVVDEAKKESFYLIRVRTRSNHLGQGQHALAIIPGMLSTVHIRTGKKTVMQYLMKPIVKARDEALRER from the coding sequence ATGCCGAAAAATAAGCCGATCCAACGCGATGACCTGCATTTTTTGGATGATGGCGCAGCCGCTATTTATGGTGAGTCGACTCGACACGCTAATATTTTGCTTTATGTCTGTTCGGCATTGCTGTTGTTGCTGATTATTTGGGCCATTTTTGCCGAAATCGATCAAGTCACCGTGGCTGAAGGCAAGGTGATCCCGTCAAGTCAGATCCAGATAATTCAAAATTTAGAAGGTGGAATAGTTGCGTCGATTCCAGTTAAAGTCGGCGAAATTGTTCGCAAAGGGCAGGTTTTAATGAAGTTGGATGAGAAGCGTTTTTCATCTTCATTAGAAGAAAGCACCGTAAAGCACGATGCACTCGAAGCCAAAATGGCGCGATTGACCGCAGAGGCCAATGGCACGGCATTTGAGCCGCCAGCCGATTTATTAAAAAACAATCCGCAAGTCATCGCTGCAGAACAGCAACTTTTTGCGGCACGACGGCGCGAACTTGAATCATCGGTGTCGATTTTGCAAAGTGAGGCCGCTCAGCGTGCGCATGAAGTTGAAGCCATGCGCGCAAAAGTCGCTAAGTTAGAAGCCGGCTTGAAATTAGCCAATGCTGAATATGAAATGAGTAAGCCGTTGGCGGAAAAAAATGTAATTTCTCAAATCGATTTTATGCACTTGCAACGGCAAATTAGCGATTTAAAAGGCGAAATCAATGAAGCCAAATTATCCATTCCTCGTTTGCAAAGTAGCTTGACTGAAACCAATGGCAAAATTGCAGGGGTGCGCGCCAAAGCCATTGCCGACGCAGGCAATGAATTGTCTTTGGTTAAAGCTGAGTTTGGGAGTACTGCAGCCACAACGGTTGCACTGAATGATCGCTTTGAGCGAACGACGATTCGTGCGCCATTAGATGGCATCGTTAAATTAATTAAAGTCAATACTGTCGGCGGCGTATTGCAGCCGGGTATGGATGTGATGGAGATTGTGCCATTAGAAGATAATCTTTTGGTTGAGGCCAAAATTCGTCCCTCAGATATTGGCTTTTTGCGCCCAGGGCAAGATGCCACCGTGAAACTCACCGCATATGACTTTGCGATTTATGGTGGTTTGGATGCTGATGTAGAAACCATTACTGCTGATTCGGTGGTTGATGAGGCTAAAAAAGAGAGTTTTTATTTAATTCGAGTACGCACTCGCAGCAATCATCTTGGCCAAGGTCAGCATGCTTTAGCGATCATTCCCGGCATGCTGTCTACTGTTCATATCCGCACCGGTAAAAAAACGGTGATGCAATATTTAATGAAGCCGATTGTGAAAGCACGAGACGAAGCTTTACGTGAGCGATAG
- a CDS encoding ubiquinone biosynthesis accessory factor UbiJ — MLAGKADVKDANDEECCVMLLAGILNHLFAQAPMLAAELARLQGRTFRVQLPFAAATVVVTEAGLLADSQADAEAILTLPARFFITRWRDRPAASRLVQISGDAELAGKVGNVLAALQWDASEDLSLLLGDVLAERVRRVAVSMVRTPQAMGERMAQTLVEYCRDEQKMLPQAYAVTQFCDQVDQLRDDVARLELRLRRLERS, encoded by the coding sequence TTGCTTGCGGGCAAAGCCGATGTCAAAGACGCTAATGATGAAGAGTGCTGCGTGATGTTGCTAGCTGGAATTTTGAATCACTTATTCGCTCAAGCGCCGATGTTAGCCGCTGAGTTAGCGCGATTACAGGGGCGTACCTTTCGGGTGCAACTGCCCTTTGCTGCGGCAACGGTGGTGGTGACTGAAGCGGGTTTACTGGCCGATTCGCAGGCGGATGCTGAGGCGATCTTAACGCTGCCGGCGCGATTTTTTATTACACGCTGGCGAGATCGACCGGCGGCATCTCGGCTGGTGCAAATTAGCGGTGATGCTGAACTTGCCGGCAAGGTGGGGAACGTACTCGCGGCTTTGCAATGGGATGCCAGCGAGGATTTATCTTTATTGCTGGGTGATGTTTTGGCCGAACGGGTGCGCCGTGTCGCGGTTAGCATGGTGCGTACACCGCAAGCGATGGGGGAGCGGATGGCGCAAACCTTGGTTGAATATTGTCGCGATGAACAAAAAATGTTGCCGCAAGCGTATGCCGTGACCCAGTTTTGTGATCAAGTTGATCAGCTGCGCGATGATGTCGCTCGACTTGAATTACGCTTACGCCGTCTTGAACGTTCTTAA
- the ubiB gene encoding ubiquinone biosynthesis regulatory protein kinase UbiB — MSLYRFIKIARVVVQFGLDEFLLGHERVRGLGQIVNRALFWRRLDQPRAVRLRLALESLGPIFVKFGQVLSTRRDLMPLDIANELAQLQDNVPPFASAVAIEQIERSAGRSIAELFLEFDPQPVASASVAQVHRARLHNGQAVAVKVLRPGILPVIESDLALLKTLAVLVEKLFADGKRLRPREVVAEFDRYLHDELDLMHEAANASQLRRNFLHSEQLIVPEVFYDFCSREVLVLEWMDGIPIGRIDELKAAGMDLKKLSRFGVEIFFSQVFRHGFFHADMHPGNIFVAPDNRYIALDFGIVGTLSDTDKQYLAINFLAFFNRDYHRVATAHIECGWVPADTRVEALESAIRTVCEPFFNKPLSQISFGFVLLRLFETSRRFNVEIQPQLVLLQKTLLNIEGLGRQLDPDLDLWQTAKPFLERWMNEQMGWRGLISTLKKEAPQWATLLPTLPRKLNEVLNQNHTELLLTGYRGLMWEQKKRNAILAVIAALLAGILLTIWW, encoded by the coding sequence ATGTCTTTGTATCGCTTTATCAAAATCGCTCGTGTCGTTGTCCAGTTTGGTTTGGATGAGTTTTTACTCGGCCATGAGCGAGTGCGTGGTTTGGGGCAAATAGTGAATCGCGCTCTATTTTGGCGTCGCCTTGATCAGCCACGTGCGGTGCGTTTACGTTTGGCCTTGGAGTCATTAGGGCCGATTTTCGTTAAATTTGGTCAAGTGCTGTCGACGCGGCGCGATTTAATGCCGCTCGATATCGCCAATGAATTGGCCCAATTGCAAGACAATGTGCCGCCATTTGCTTCTGCAGTGGCGATTGAGCAGATTGAGCGCAGTGCTGGGCGATCGATTGCTGAGTTATTTCTGGAGTTTGATCCACAGCCGGTTGCCTCCGCTTCGGTGGCGCAAGTGCATCGTGCGCGTTTGCATAATGGTCAGGCGGTTGCCGTTAAAGTCTTACGCCCAGGTATTTTGCCGGTGATCGAAAGCGATTTGGCTTTATTGAAAACGCTGGCCGTTTTAGTTGAAAAACTATTTGCTGACGGCAAGCGTTTAAGACCACGTGAAGTGGTCGCTGAATTTGATCGCTATTTGCACGATGAATTGGATTTAATGCATGAAGCGGCCAATGCCAGCCAATTGCGGCGTAATTTTCTCCATTCAGAGCAATTAATTGTGCCTGAGGTGTTTTACGATTTTTGTTCGCGTGAAGTTTTGGTTTTGGAATGGATGGATGGCATTCCAATTGGCCGCATTGATGAATTGAAAGCGGCGGGTATGGATTTGAAAAAACTCAGTCGATTTGGCGTAGAGATTTTCTTTAGCCAAGTTTTTCGTCATGGTTTTTTTCATGCCGATATGCATCCGGGCAATATTTTTGTCGCGCCTGACAATAGGTATATCGCGCTAGACTTTGGTATTGTTGGCACGCTGAGTGATACTGATAAGCAGTATCTGGCCATTAATTTCTTAGCCTTTTTTAACCGCGACTATCATCGCGTTGCCACAGCGCATATTGAATGCGGTTGGGTACCCGCAGATACCCGAGTTGAAGCGCTTGAATCGGCGATACGCACGGTGTGTGAGCCGTTTTTTAATAAGCCATTAAGCCAAATTTCTTTTGGTTTTGTATTGCTGCGTTTATTTGAAACATCACGCCGGTTTAATGTTGAAATCCAGCCGCAGCTGGTGCTGTTACAAAAAACCTTGCTCAATATTGAGGGTCTTGGTCGTCAGCTCGATCCGGATTTGGATTTATGGCAAACCGCAAAGCCATTTTTAGAACGCTGGATGAATGAGCAAATGGGCTGGCGAGGTTTGATTTCGACTTTGAAAAAAGAAGCGCCGCAATGGGCTACTTTATTGCCAACCTTACCGCGCAAGCTCAATGAAGTCCTCAATCAAAACCACACTGAATTATTGCTTACCGGTTATCGCGGTCTGATGTGGGAGCAAAAAAAGCGTAATGCGATTCTGGCGGTGATTGCCGCGTTGTTGGCAGGTATTTTGCTCACAATATGGTGGTAA
- a CDS encoding type I secretion system permease/ATPase, with the protein MDTTSAEFTTHESAIPHTAFISNDPLTTCLIQLTRFYHRPFSAQTLTSGLPLQGNRLSAVLFARAAARAGLNARLQRRALSDIPELALPVVILLKDGGACVAIEREDTRWKILEAESSGGEQWLETEQLEALYCGFVIFVKPSFQFDTRTQKKHIPRAEHWFWSSLRLCYPLYSHVLLAAGLINLFALILPLFTMNVYDRVVPNQIYDTLWVLAIGVILLLVFDFIIKVLRAYYIDLAGKRIDVMLSAQIFEHVLSLKTTSRPNSLGTMVSHFQEFEGFRDFITSATITVIVDIPFVILFLLVIFWLGGWLVLIPIVCIPMIVGLSLLLQRPLGEIIQQSFRVAAQKQASLIETLAGIESIKSCNAESIAQTRWEKIIGEFGHLAVRSRGFSSLIMIQASFIQQIATVAMVIAGVYLIGAHELTVGGLIACNLLLGRALSPFAQVASLISRYHQARAGLNGMEQVMQLDIERPKGQDFVHRPDFRGDIEFRNVSFSYPGEDVLALDNISFHISAGERVGIIGRIGSGKSTIEKMILGFHEPTRGAVWVDGVDVRQIDPAQLRHNIAYVPENVFLFHGSVRDNIVLAAPYIDDAMMLDAANIAGVTEFVSRHPKGFDMPVGERGIGLSGGQRQTIGIARALLMNPAIYVFDEVSSALDNRSEEQFKQRFAHRLDKNHTLLLITHRMSMLSLVDRLMVLDGGRLIADGPKADVLAMLAGGKLHAEK; encoded by the coding sequence GTGGATACTACTTCTGCAGAATTTACCACTCATGAGTCAGCGATTCCGCATACCGCTTTTATTTCTAACGACCCGCTCACCACCTGCTTAATTCAACTAACTCGTTTTTATCACCGACCATTTTCAGCGCAAACGCTAACCAGTGGATTGCCATTGCAAGGCAATCGCTTAAGTGCCGTTTTATTTGCTCGTGCGGCCGCACGTGCGGGTTTGAACGCGCGTTTACAACGTAGAGCACTCAGTGATATTCCTGAGCTAGCTTTGCCGGTTGTGATTTTATTGAAAGATGGCGGCGCATGTGTTGCCATTGAACGCGAGGACACGCGCTGGAAAATTTTAGAAGCCGAGTCCTCTGGTGGCGAGCAATGGCTTGAGACAGAGCAGCTTGAAGCCTTGTATTGCGGTTTTGTTATTTTTGTAAAACCGAGTTTTCAATTTGATACTCGTACTCAAAAAAAACACATCCCACGTGCAGAGCATTGGTTTTGGAGTAGTTTGCGACTTTGTTACCCGCTGTATAGCCATGTCTTGTTGGCCGCGGGCTTGATCAATTTATTCGCTTTAATTTTGCCGCTGTTTACGATGAATGTGTATGACCGCGTAGTTCCTAATCAGATTTATGACACCTTATGGGTGCTGGCGATTGGCGTTATTTTATTATTGGTTTTTGATTTTATTATTAAAGTTTTACGCGCTTATTATATTGATTTAGCCGGTAAACGAATTGATGTCATGTTATCGGCGCAAATTTTTGAGCATGTTTTGAGTTTAAAAACCACGTCACGTCCTAATTCATTAGGTACGATGGTGAGTCATTTTCAAGAGTTTGAAGGTTTTCGAGATTTTATTACTTCAGCAACCATTACGGTGATAGTGGATATTCCATTTGTAATTTTATTCTTATTGGTTATTTTTTGGCTTGGTGGCTGGCTGGTATTGATTCCTATTGTATGTATTCCAATGATTGTTGGCTTGAGTTTGTTATTGCAGCGTCCATTGGGCGAGATTATTCAACAAAGTTTTCGCGTTGCAGCACAAAAACAAGCCAGTTTAATTGAAACATTAGCTGGAATTGAAAGTATTAAATCATGTAATGCCGAAAGTATTGCGCAAACCCGCTGGGAAAAAATAATTGGTGAGTTTGGTCATTTGGCGGTTCGTTCTCGCGGGTTCTCATCGTTGATAATGATTCAAGCGAGCTTTATTCAACAAATCGCAACGGTGGCAATGGTGATTGCGGGAGTCTATTTAATTGGAGCTCATGAATTAACCGTCGGTGGTTTGATTGCATGTAATTTATTATTAGGACGTGCTTTAAGTCCATTTGCGCAAGTGGCGAGTTTAATTAGTCGTTATCATCAGGCGCGTGCGGGCTTAAATGGCATGGAGCAGGTGATGCAATTAGATATCGAGCGCCCGAAGGGGCAAGATTTTGTGCATCGGCCTGATTTTCGTGGTGATATTGAATTTAGAAATGTGAGTTTCTCTTATCCCGGTGAGGATGTATTGGCGCTGGATAATATTTCATTTCATATCTCAGCTGGAGAGCGAGTTGGCATTATTGGCCGAATCGGTTCGGGCAAAAGCACGATAGAAAAAATGATTCTTGGCTTTCATGAGCCAACGCGTGGTGCGGTTTGGGTTGATGGTGTAGATGTACGCCAAATTGATCCTGCACAGCTCAGGCATAATATTGCTTACGTTCCGGAAAATGTGTTTTTGTTCCATGGCTCGGTAAGAGATAATATTGTGCTAGCAGCGCCGTATATTGATGATGCAATGATGCTCGATGCGGCCAATATTGCAGGGGTGACTGAATTTGTGAGTCGGCATCCTAAAGGCTTTGATATGCCGGTTGGAGAGCGAGGCATTGGGCTCTCTGGCGGGCAACGACAAACCATTGGCATTGCCCGTGCCTTATTAATGAACCCAGCTATTTATGTTTTTGATGAAGTCTCGAGTGCCTTAGATAATCGTAGTGAAGAGCAATTTAAGCAGCGTTTTGCGCATCGATTAGACAAAAATCATACTTTGTTATTGATTACGCATCGGATGTCGATGCTCAGCTTGGTTGATCGATTAATGGTGCTCGATGGTGGGCGTTTAATTGCCGATGGGCCTAAGGCTGATGTGCTCGCCATGTTGGCCGGAGGTAAACTTCATGCCGAAAAATAA
- a CDS encoding lipid-binding SYLF domain-containing protein produces the protein MRMKQIIVVSGLMLASSVLLAQTMDGPQGEPAAGQIQLTPAQQRAAIQKHTQATLNEVYKLYPDAQAQIAKAAGYAVFQTGGVQLVLLGAGAGDGMAVSGKKIVYMKMVLAKAGLGLGFKETRQVFVFSTAKAFQQFINKGWTGSAEATLAAKADESGKAISGARHLGKGVYFYQFTEAGLTAEATVVGSKYYQDAALNSK, from the coding sequence ATGCGGATGAAACAAATCATCGTCGTTAGCGGCTTGATGCTAGCCAGTAGTGTGTTGTTGGCACAAACGATGGATGGCCCACAAGGCGAGCCTGCTGCGGGCCAGATTCAACTCACACCCGCACAGCAGCGTGCCGCCATTCAAAAACACACCCAAGCCACACTCAACGAAGTTTACAAATTATATCCCGATGCTCAAGCGCAAATAGCCAAAGCCGCTGGCTATGCCGTGTTCCAAACCGGCGGGGTACAGCTGGTTCTGCTCGGCGCAGGTGCGGGTGATGGGATGGCCGTTTCAGGCAAAAAAATAGTTTATATGAAAATGGTGTTGGCTAAAGCTGGCCTTGGTTTAGGGTTTAAAGAAACACGACAGGTGTTTGTTTTTTCGACCGCGAAAGCATTCCAACAATTTATCAATAAAGGTTGGACTGGCTCAGCTGAAGCGACATTAGCTGCGAAAGCCGATGAGAGCGGCAAGGCGATTTCAGGAGCTCGACATTTGGGCAAAGGGGTGTACTTTTATCAGTTTACTGAAGCTGGATTAACCGCAGAAGCCACGGTGGTTGGCTCTAAATACTATCAAGACGCCGCATTAAATTCGAAGTAA
- the phoB gene encoding phosphate regulon transcriptional regulator PhoB, with amino-acid sequence MAATILLVEDEPAIQELIAFNLSQVGHHIIRADSAEAASSVVRNALPDLILLDWMLPGMTGIDFAKKLRADERTRSIPLIMLTARSDEQDKIIGLETGADDYITKPFSPRELQARIKAVLRRRAPQVTDDPVEIKGLRLDPITHRVFGNAQPLDLGPTEFRLLHFFMTHPERVHSRAHLLDQVWGDHVFVEERTVDVHIRRLRSSLEGTGHDNLIQTIRGSGYRLSVN; translated from the coding sequence ATGGCCGCTACAATTTTACTGGTTGAAGACGAACCAGCAATTCAAGAGTTAATTGCTTTTAATCTTTCCCAAGTCGGTCATCACATTATTCGTGCGGACTCAGCAGAGGCCGCTAGCAGCGTAGTTCGCAACGCACTGCCCGATCTTATTTTATTAGATTGGATGCTGCCGGGGATGACAGGGATCGATTTTGCTAAAAAATTACGTGCTGATGAGCGTACTCGATCGATTCCTTTGATCATGCTCACTGCCCGCTCCGATGAACAAGATAAAATCATTGGCTTAGAAACCGGTGCCGATGATTACATTACCAAGCCATTTAGCCCGCGCGAATTACAAGCCCGCATTAAAGCGGTATTGCGCCGCCGAGCTCCGCAAGTGACCGATGACCCAGTGGAAATCAAAGGCTTACGTTTAGATCCGATTACCCATCGGGTGTTTGGCAATGCTCAGCCGCTCGATTTAGGACCCACAGAGTTTCGTTTATTACACTTTTTTATGACGCATCCTGAACGAGTACACTCGCGCGCTCACTTGCTCGATCAAGTGTGGGGTGATCATGTGTTTGTTGAGGAACGCACGGTCGATGTGCATATTCGTCGCTTACGATCATCTTTAGAGGGAACTGGGCACGACAATTTAATTCAAACCATTCGTGGCTCAGGCTATCGACTCTCTGTGAACTAA
- a CDS encoding TolC family outer membrane protein, giving the protein MNKSKVFMAVIASFSSIVYAAPLPQVVESLLQTSPDILIDSANRKASNYAVEQAKSAYYPQVDLSAGIGREYDKNLATRVAFNDRGTSFTRRDAEALLTQMLFDAQGTASEVARQRARQFGAANRLASTSEDIALKTTESYLDVLQAQALLALTQANLATHESTAEQVKLRTAGGFGRKSDDEQINARVALAKANVAAAQSSLNEAKIAYVRFVGEAPQDLVRPEAPQDLPNHADLVGDWAVAGNRLLQAAKSDVDGARAQLGIAKSQMYPRVNLEAGATYSNSLDGLSFEGASRVYGMVRMRYAFKSGADQQRVAETTELTYAAQELARRVERQVRQNASLSWNSMQIAKERIPELSKYAESSKLARDEYSKQFSLGQRSLLDLLDGENEYFTASRDLVIGQFDELRARFRLLADGNQLLKTLGVTPLDGTLLPE; this is encoded by the coding sequence ATGAATAAATCAAAAGTGTTTATGGCGGTTATTGCTAGTTTTTCATCAATAGTTTATGCCGCACCATTACCACAAGTGGTTGAAAGCTTACTACAAACCAGTCCTGATATTTTGATCGATTCGGCCAACCGTAAAGCCAGTAATTACGCCGTTGAACAAGCAAAATCAGCTTATTATCCGCAAGTGGATTTATCTGCAGGGATAGGGCGAGAATACGATAAAAACCTGGCCACTCGCGTGGCATTTAATGACAGGGGAACGAGTTTTACTCGTCGTGATGCTGAGGCTTTACTGACGCAAATGCTGTTTGATGCACAAGGCACAGCCAGCGAAGTAGCTCGTCAGAGAGCACGTCAGTTTGGCGCAGCGAATCGTTTGGCGAGTACTTCAGAGGATATTGCCTTAAAGACCACCGAATCTTATTTGGATGTTTTGCAAGCACAAGCTTTGTTGGCTTTAACGCAAGCGAATTTAGCGACACATGAAAGCACCGCAGAGCAAGTTAAATTACGCACCGCCGGTGGCTTTGGTCGCAAATCGGATGATGAGCAAATCAATGCGCGGGTCGCTTTGGCAAAAGCCAATGTGGCTGCAGCGCAGTCCAGTTTGAATGAAGCCAAGATTGCCTATGTGCGATTTGTTGGCGAAGCGCCGCAAGATTTAGTTCGCCCTGAAGCACCACAAGATTTACCTAATCATGCTGATTTGGTTGGCGATTGGGCGGTGGCTGGCAATCGTTTATTGCAGGCCGCCAAATCAGACGTTGATGGTGCTCGGGCTCAATTGGGCATTGCGAAGTCGCAAATGTATCCGCGCGTCAATTTAGAGGCTGGGGCGACTTATAGTAATTCATTAGACGGACTTTCTTTTGAAGGTGCGAGCCGTGTTTACGGCATGGTTAGAATGCGTTATGCCTTTAAAAGTGGTGCTGATCAACAGCGAGTTGCTGAGACAACTGAGCTGACTTATGCCGCGCAAGAGTTAGCACGGCGGGTTGAGCGTCAAGTTAGACAAAATGCCAGTTTATCGTGGAATTCGATGCAGATTGCCAAAGAGCGTATTCCTGAATTAAGCAAATACGCCGAATCGAGCAAGTTAGCGCGGGATGAATACAGCAAGCAGTTCTCTTTGGGGCAGCGCTCTTTGCTGGATTTACTCGATGGCGAAAATGAATATTTCACCGCGAGCCGAGATTTGGTCATCGGGCAATTTGATGAATTACGGGCTCGATTTAGATTGCTAGCCGATGGGAATCAATTACTTAAAACATTGGGTGTTACGCCATTGGATGGCACTTTATTGCCCGAGTAG
- a CDS encoding gamma-butyrobetaine hydroxylase-like domain-containing protein — protein sequence MAGLLPTTPQPTELVLHQASRVLDISFADGARFQLPCEFLRVSSPSAEVRGHGIGNEVLQVGKAKVNITAIEPVGHYAIKLVFDDGHDSGLFSWEYLYELGRDQAALWDQYLQRLAAAGASR from the coding sequence ATGGCTGGTTTATTACCAACAACGCCGCAACCGACTGAACTGGTCTTGCATCAAGCCTCACGGGTGCTTGATATCTCGTTTGCCGATGGGGCTCGATTTCAGCTGCCGTGTGAGTTTTTGCGCGTATCCAGTCCATCCGCCGAAGTCCGTGGCCATGGCATTGGGAACGAAGTTTTGCAAGTCGGTAAAGCCAAGGTCAATATCACCGCGATTGAGCCCGTTGGCCATTATGCGATCAAACTGGTGTTTGACGATGGCCACGATTCGGGCTTGTTCTCTTGGGAATATTTGTACGAACTAGGGCGTGATCAAGCAGCGCTTTGGGATCAATATTTGCAAAGATTAGCTGCAGCGGGCGCGTCACGCTAG
- the ubiE gene encoding bifunctional demethylmenaquinone methyltransferase/2-methoxy-6-polyprenyl-1,4-benzoquinol methylase UbiE, which yields MSEHDQATHFGFKTVNESEKAQKVAEVFHSVAQKYDVMNDLMSGGLHRVWKFFTIETSGVKAGDKVLDIAGGTGDLSKAFAKKVGKTGQVWLTDINSSMLGVGRDRLMDQGFALPVAQCDAEKLPFPDNYFDLVSVAFGLRNMTHKDAALKEMHRVLKPGGRLLVLEFSKVWAPLKPAYDIYSFKLLPFMGKLVANDADSYQYLAESIRMHPDQETLKQMMLDAGFGRADFHNLTGGVVALHKGIKF from the coding sequence ATGAGCGAACACGATCAAGCGACTCATTTTGGGTTTAAAACCGTCAATGAATCAGAAAAAGCGCAGAAAGTCGCCGAGGTGTTTCACTCGGTTGCACAAAAGTACGACGTGATGAATGACTTGATGTCCGGTGGTCTGCATCGAGTTTGGAAGTTTTTTACCATTGAAACCAGCGGTGTGAAAGCAGGTGACAAAGTGCTTGATATTGCCGGTGGTACGGGCGATTTATCGAAAGCCTTTGCCAAAAAAGTCGGCAAAACCGGTCAAGTGTGGCTGACGGATATTAATAGCTCAATGCTCGGTGTTGGCCGTGATCGTTTGATGGATCAAGGTTTTGCACTACCTGTTGCCCAGTGCGATGCTGAAAAACTGCCGTTTCCAGACAATTACTTTGATTTGGTATCAGTGGCGTTTGGTCTACGCAATATGACGCATAAAGATGCGGCATTAAAAGAAATGCATCGGGTGTTAAAACCGGGTGGTCGTTTGCTGGTGCTGGAGTTTTCTAAAGTATGGGCGCCTTTAAAACCCGCTTATGATATTTACTCCTTTAAATTGCTGCCATTTATGGGCAAATTGGTCGCCAATGATGCCGATTCTTATCAGTATTTGGCTGAATCCATTCGGATGCATCCTGATCAAGAGACGCTGAAACAAATGATGCTTGATGCTGGGTTTGGCCGTGCTGATTTTCATAATTTGACGGGTGGCGTAGTGGCTTTGCATAAAGGCATTAAATTTTAA